The sequence AAAATCATAGTCAAATAAAATACCACAGCGCAAGTTTCTGCCACCTTGTCACAGAAAAAAGATAATAAACTTTAACAGAACATTCTGTTTAAACATTGAGTTAAAACATTCAACAGTAGTTATATTTGTATATTGATGTAAATGTCAAAATTTGTTCAATTTTAAATACTTACGAAACCATGGCAACTGTAATAAAAAAATCTCCAGCACCTAAAAAAAAGGCTCTAAAGAATACTATTAATAAGGATAAAATAATTTCGCTTTATATGGAATCGGTTCTTATGAACGAAAAAACGCCGAAAAGTGTTTTTAAATTCTGCAAAGAACACAATTTTGAAGAAGCCGTTTTTTACGAACACTTTGGTTCTTTTGAAGGCTTGCAAATGGAGATTTGGAATTCCTTTTATAGAAAAACTATTCTGCTGGCGAATAACGACGAAGCTTTTCCGAATTATTCCAACCAAGAGAAAATGCTTACGTTTTTCTATACTTTCTTTGAATTACTCACATTAAACCGAAGCTACGTTCTTTTCACTTTAAAAGAACATCAAAATATGATGAAAAATTTGAGTCAGTTAAAAGGACTTCGAAAAGACATAAAACACTTTGCAGCTGAACTGATTCGTGATAATAACGAAGACAAAAAGCTTAAAGTTTTAACACAATCGGTAACCGTTTTTTCTGAAGGCGCTTGGTTGCAAACACTATTCTTACTAAAATATTGGATGGACGATAATTCTGCTGGTTTTGAAAATACAGATGTGGCCATTGAAAAATCGGTGCGTGCAATTTTTGACGTTTTCGATACCAAACCGCTAGAAAGTGTGTTGGATTTCGGTAAATTTTTATGGAAAGAAAAAATGATGTAATGAAGACGATAGACAAAATCCCCACCAATAAAATTCAGCGTGCTTCAAAGTTGATGACCACCGGCGTAAAAGTTGGCGGGAATTATTTGAAGTATTACGGAAAAAAACTTGTAAACTCAGAGCATACAAAAGACGAGTTAAACGAAAGCAATGCCGAAGATATTTACGATAGCTTAAAAAACTTAAAAGGCAGCGCTCTAAAAGTTGCGCAAATGTTGAGCATGGAAAAGAACATTATGCCAAAGGCGTATGTTGAGAAATTTTCGTTGGCTCAGTTTCAAGTGCCGCCACTTTCGGCACCATTGGTACGTAAAACTTTTAAAAAGTATTTTGGAGATACACCAGAAAGTCTTTATGACACTTTTAATGCCGAATCTGTGGCTGCGGCGAGTATTGGCCAAGTGCATAAAGCCAAGAAAGATGGTAAGGATTTAGCAATAAAAATTCAATACCCAGGAATTGCAGAAAGTATTAGCAGTGATTTGGCGATGGTAAAACCCGTTGCAATGAAAATGTTCAATATAAAAGGAAAGGATAGCGATAAATATTTTCAGGAAGTGGAAGGCAAATTGTTGGAAGAAACCAATTATATTTTGGAATTAAAGCAGAGTGAAGAAATTTCTTTAGCTTGTAAAAACATTCCCAATCTAAGATTTCCAAAATATTATCAAGAACTTTCCAACGAGCGAATCATTACAATGGATTGGATGGAAGGTCAACAACTCTCTGTATTTGTGAAGCAGAACAAGAGCATTGAAAATTCGCAAAAAGTAGGGCAGACGCTTTGGGATTTCTATATGTTCCAAATGCACCAGTTAAAACGCGTGCACGCTGATCCGCACCCAGGGAATTTTTTGGTAGATGAAGATGCAAATTTAATTGCTATCGACTTTGGTTGCGTGAAAACCGTTCCCGACGAATTTTATGTGCCTTACTTTGAATTGGCAAAACCTGAAAACATCAATAATCCCGAAGTTTTTTTAGAGAAAATGTATGCTTTGGAAATTCTAAAAGAAGAAGATTCGCCAGAAGAAACAAAATTCTTTTCAGAGTTGTTTTATGAAATGTTGAGTTTGTTTACAAAACCCTTCCACGGCGAAACTTTTGATTTTGGTGATGAGGAATTCTTCGGAAAAATTGCAGAGCTAAGCAATAAATATTCAAAAGATCCAGAAATTCGGAAAATGAACGGAAATCGAGGCTCCAAACATTTCCTTTATATAAACAGGACATTCTTTGGACTTTACAACTTGATGAACGATTTGGGAGCGAAAGTAGAAATCAATAATTATAAACAATACATTTAAACTTTAACAAAACTTTGTTTAGGCCTTTAACAATTTCAATAAACAAAGCGCTGTATCTTTACATCTAAATAATGAATATTACATTGCTATGAAAAAGTAAAAATATTCCATTATTTAATTGGTTAGGTTGTTTAAGAAGGGCGCATCTTTTGCGCCCTTTTTTGTTGTTTTGAAAAATCGTTTTCCGCACTAACTGTTATGCGTGCATATTATATAAGCTTTATTTACTTCCTTTAAAAGCAGTATATACTTATCTTTCCACTCTATTTTAAATTCAAATAAATGTACACTTCAAAAATTACTGGTTTGGGTTATTACGTACCCGAAAATGTGGTTACTAATGATGATCTTTCAAAACTGATGGACACCAACGACGCTTGGATTCAGGAACGAACAGGTATCAAAGAACGCAGACATATTAAAAAAGGTGATGGCAATTCTACATCCGTTATGGCGGTTAAAGCTTCAACAATCGCCTTAGAACGTGCGAAACTTGAGCCCAATGATATAGATATGATCGTTTTTGCAACACTAAGTCCAGATATGTATTTTCCAGGCGGCGGGGTAGAAGTGCAGGAAATGATGGGAATGCAAACCATTCCAGCTTTGGATGTTCGCAACCAGTGTACTGGTTTTGTGTATGCACTTTCCGTGGCAGACCAGTTTATAAAGACAGGAATGTATAAAAACATTTTAGTGATTGGTAGTGAAAACCACAGTGGAGGTTTGGATTTTTCGGATCGTGGGAGAAGTGTTTCCGTTATTTTTGGTGATGGTGCTGGAGCAGCCGTAGTTTCTAGAAATGAAACAGGAAAAGGAGGAATTCTTTCAACACATCTTCACAGTGAAGGACAACATAAAAACGAACTTTCCCTAAAAGGCCCAAGTACCGAACATTGGGTGCCTCAGATTATTGCTGAAAACCCACAAGAAGATATTCCTTATTATCCTTATATGAACGGCCAATTTGTTTTTAAGCACGCTATTGTTCGTTTCTCTGAAGTTATTCAGGAAGGCTTGGAGGCAAATAATCTTGAAGTAAAAGATATTAGTATGTTAATTCCACATCAGGCCAATCTTCGTATTTCGCAGTTTATTCAGCATAAGTTGAAATTGACAGATGACCAGGTTTTTAATAATATTCAAAAATATGGAAACACAACTGCAGCTTCTATACCAATAGCTTTAACCGAAGCTTGGGAAGAAGGAAAAATTAAAGAAGGAGATTTGGTGGTTTTGGCAGCTTTCGGAAGTGGTTTCACTTGGGGAAGCGCTATAATTAGATGGTAGTTTTCTTCAGTAGAAAAAAATGAAAAAGCCTTTCAGCAAATTTTGAAAGGCTTTTCAGTACCTAAAAAGGTATAATTCGTTAAATGCTAATTCAAACAAACCATAAAATGAAGTCTTAGGTATTTACTATATAGACGTAGAAAAACATCTTATGGTTTCACTACAAGTCATTATTTAACAGAATAATAACAAGAAAAGCCTAAAACAAACAAACCCGAAGCGTTTGCCTCGGGTTTGAATCTTTACTGCAATTATTAACACTAACCATCAACGTAAAAAATAGTGCAGTAAAGAATAAATTCTAACTACTATATAGACGTTCAAAAAGTGGAAATGTTTCACAACCCTTCTCTTTTTAACGAACCTTTATGAAATGCCAGTACCAAAGAACAGAATTCAAAGAAAAAATTTATAATTTAGGCATTCCATCTTCAGCTTTATCAAATATTAAATAAAGTTGAATTCTTGAAGATTGGTGTTGTAATTTCCCTAGAAACTATTAAAATTGAAGAAGACATTAGTACTTGGCGCCAGCCTTAATTCCAGCCGATATTCAAACTTAGCCATTAACCGCTTGGTAAATCACGGACATACTGTCAAAGCTGTTGGTTTGAGAGAAGGAACGGTTGCAGGCCTTACTATTTCAACCGAAAAAGAAGCTTTTGAAAATATCGATACTGTGACGCTTTATTTGAATCCGAAACGTCAGGAAGAATTTTATGATTATATAGTTTCCTTAAAGCCGAAGCGCGTCATTTTCAACCCCGGAACCGAAAACCCTGAATTTTATGAAATACTTCAAAAAAATAATATTGAATCTGAAGTTGCTTGCACTTTAGTTCTTCTGGGAACGAATCAATATTAAGCCTAAGAAAGTGAGCGCTCCGTTCAATATTAATATGAAGAAGCCGAATTCAAAATTCAAATATTTCAGACTTAATGTGCTTATTGAGTAGCCCAAAAAAGGAGTTAGTATTGCGACTATGGGCACAAATTTGTCTTTTACGTTCCATTTCGTGAAAAGACCATAGGCATATAACCCTAACAGCGGACCGTAGGTATAGCCCGCAAATACAAACAGTTTTGCAATTACAGATGCATCGGCAATTACATATTTGAAGAAAATAATCACCAAAATTAGTAGCACAGATACCAAAATGTGAATTAGTTTACGAACGCGGATTTGCTTCTCTTCGTCATACTTTTTTTCAATTTCTAGAATATCAATGCTGAATGAAGTCGTTAAAGCTGTTAAAGCACTATCTGCGCTACTATAAGCTGCGGCGATCAATCCTAAGATGAAGAGCACGGCAACGCCAATCCCAAATTCATTCATCATTGCAAGTGTAGGGTACAATTGATCTTTGTGAGCATCTATTCCGTTCTGTTGCGCATAAACTGTCAATAAAAGTCCTAAAACCAAAAACACAAAATTTACAATGGTTAAAACAATTGTAAACCAAAACATGTTTTTCTGCGCATCCTTTAAATTGCGGCAAGTTAGATTTTTCTGCATCATATCTTGGTCTAAACCAGTCATAACAATCGCTATAAACGCACCACTAATAAACTGTTTCACAAAATGATCGCTAGATTTCCAATCGTCAAAAAAGAAAATTTGACTCATATCACTATCCGCAATAAAGTTGAATAGATTACTTCCTGATAATCCTAAATCTGTGGAAACAAAATACACCGAAACCCCAACAGCTACAAGCATAAATAGAGTTTGAAGCGTATCCGTCCATACAATGGTTTTTATTCCACTTTTGAATGTATAGAGCCAAATCAATAATATGGTAATAGTAACCGTGACCCAAAAAGGGATATTCAGATCATCAAAAATCATACTTTGCATAACAACCGCTACCAGATAAAGCCTAAAACTAGCGCCCACAATTCGTGAAAGTATAAAGAATGAAGCTCCAGTTTTATAGGAAGACGTTCCAAACCTACTCTCTAAATAGGTATAAATAGAAGTAAGATTCATTCTGTAATATAGCGGTAGCAATACAGTGCCAATAACCGCATAACCCACGATATATCCCAAAACCACTTGAAAATAACTAAATTTTGAAGCTTCCACCCAACCAGGAACTGAAATAAATGTCACTCCGCTTAACGAAGCCCCAATCATTCCAAAAGCAACCAAATACCAAGGCGATTGTTTGCCAGCCTTAAAAAAATCTGCGTTGCTTCCGCCTCTATTGGTTAAAAAAGAAACAAGAATCAAAACCAAAAAATAACCAACAATTAAGAGCAGTATGTGTAAGGGTTGCATAAAAATTAAGACTTCATTGGTTAGTGATACTTTTTGGTAAAAATACAAAGTTTGATTTCCCCACCATTTTTATTTTTGATACATTTGAAAACTTTGAATTAAAAAAAATATAACTCCTTAAAAATTAAAAAGATGCGTTTTAAATTACTTCTACTCTTAGCCTTGTTTTTTGGTTCTTTCACCAGTCAGGCGCAGGAATATTTACAAATGATTGATGATGGCACTTATAAAGTGCAGGACGTCATAGACAATGCTGAAGCCTACTTCGCAAACAGAGACAAAGGTCGAGGAACTGGTTACAAACCCTTTAAAAGGTGGGAGTACAACGCCCTTAGAATGGTTAAAGAAAACGGATACCTTCCAACAACTGAAGAGCGTTTAACCGAACTTCAACGTTGGAATGCATATTTAAACAACACTGCCCAAAATCGCTTAGTTCTTCCAGATAACTGGGAAGAACTTGGACCAAAAGCTTGGAACAATACATCCGGTTGGAATCCTGGAGTTGGAAGAATTACAGGTCTTGCAATTGAAGAAGGAAACATCAACCATATGATTATTGGTGCTAATACTGGCGGTGTATGGAGAACTACAGACGGTGCCCAAACTTGGACTCCGCTGTGTGATTATTTCTCAAATCTTTCAGTTTATTCAGTAGCAATAGATCCTGATGATGCGAATACCTATTTTTTCGGTTCTACAAACGGAAAAATATTTAAATCTACAGATGCTGGAGCAACCTGGAATTTACAAGGAACTATAGGAAACAGTATTGTAAATAAGATTCTTATCAATCCAACTGATACTAACATTATGTTCGCAACTGCTGAAAATGTGGGCATCTATAGATCTACTGATAGTGGTGCAAACTGGGTAAAAGTTGTGTCGGGAGATAATAGAGCTTATGATATTGAATTTAAACCTGGAGATCTTTCAGTAGTTTACGCATCAGGAAGTGGTTTTCACAAATCTACCGATGGTGGTGCTACATTTACTACAATTGGAGGTTTCACAAGCGGGCCAAAAATGATTGGAGTTTCTGCGGATGATGCAAACGTTGTTTACGTTTTGGAAGCTTCTGGAAGTAAATTTGGAGCTTTTTATAGTTCAAACGATAGTGGAGATAGCTTCACAAAATTAAATCACGGAGGTCTTAACTTTTTTGGATATGATACCAACGGAAATGATAACAGCGGCCAAGCTCCACGAGATATGGGGATTGCTGTAAACCCAACTGATGCAAACGAAGTTCATATTGCTGGACTTCTTACTTGGAAATCATCAAACGCAGGTGTAAGTTTTACTTGTACCTCAGACTGGACAGTACAAAATGCTGCAGCTAAGAATATAGGATATTGTCATTCAGATATTGATGACCTTCAGTTTTACGGAACTACTTTGTTTTCAATTTCTGATGGAGGTATTTATAAAGCTGAAAATACAGCAGTTGTGAATAGTACCTACTTTGAAGACCTTACGGAAGGTTTAGGAATTCGTCAATTTTATAAAATTGGAGTTTCCCAAACAGCTGATGTTATTGTTTCAGGGGGTTCACAAGACAATGGAACTTCTTTCTACACAGCCGCAACAGGATGGAAAGATTGGTTGGGTGCAGACGGTATGGAATCTTTTATAAGTAACTCTAACAGCAGTATCTTTTTTGGAACAAGTCAAGGTGGGCAATTGTATCGCTCTATGAATGGCGGGAATTCTTATATTAATATAAATGAACCTGGAAGCGGTTCTGGAAACTGGGTAACACCTTTTGAACAAGATCCTACACTAGAAAACACTATATATGTTGGCTATGACCACGTTTATAAATCTTCCAACTTTGGTGGTACTTGGACTACGATTTCACAAGATTTCATAAATAATTTGGACAATTTGAAGATTGCTGCGTCAAACAATCAAGTAATGTTTGCTTCAACAGGCCCGTTCCTATATAGAACTGGAGATGGAGGAGCAACAGACTGGATTAGAACAACATTACCAGGCGGAACTATAAATTCTATAGCTATCCACCCTAATAATTCTGATAAAATAGCCGTAGCAACATCAAGTAACAACCGCGTTTTTGTTTCTAATGACGGAGGAGCTACTTGGGAAAACTATAAAAAGAACCTTCCGAATTTCAGTGCATTAGCTCTTGTGTGGGATAATAATGGTGAAGATGGTTTATATCTAGGAATGGATTACGGAATCTATTATATAGACAACACCTTCACAGATTGGCAGCCATACAGTAACTTATTACCAAACGTAATTGTAAATGAATTGGAGATCAATAACACAACAAATACATTGTATGCTGGGACTTACGGAAGAGGTCTTTGGGCTTCACCATTAGTAGCAAGCACTATTGGTATAGAAGATGTAATTTCTGAAAGCACCATGAGTATTTACCCAAACCCAGCAACTTCAGAATTTACAATTGGATTGCCAAAATCTATGAATGCGGAAGTTAGAGTTTTTGATATCACTGGAAAACTTCTTATTTATGAAGCCAAAGCATTAATATCAAACAATCATACCGTTGATGTTTCATCGCTTTCTTCTGGAACGTATTTTGTTCGTTTGAATACTGAAGATGGAACTGCAACTAAAAAATTGCTTATAAAATAAATATCTTCTTTTAAATATTAGGAATGCTTCAGAAATAATCAACTTTTTCTGAAGCATTTTTTTTAACTTGTCCGCTGGTAAAAAACTATGGAATTTTCTTCAAAACTTCTTGAAAACGCAGTAAACGAAATGTCTCAACTTCCTGGAATCGGGAAGCGTACAGCTTTGCGTTTAGTGCTTCATATGTTGAAACAGCCAAAGGAGCAAACACAAAAATTGGCATCCAGTTTGACCAAAATGCGCGAGGAAATAAACTTCTGCGCAAACTGCCATAATATTAGTGATACAAAGCTTTGCGAAATATGCGCCAACCCACGCCGTGACGAACAGTTGGTTTGTGTAGTTGAAGATATTCGCGATGTTATGGCAATAGAAAATACAAGTCAATATCGCGGTCATTATCACGTTTTGGGTGGCAAAATTTCGCCAATGGACGGAATTGGTCCGGGTGATTTAACCATTCCTTCTTTAGTTGAAAAAGTAAAAACAGGAAACATTCGTGAACTTATTTTTGCGCTCAGCTCAACTATGGAAGGTGATACCACCAATTTCTACATCTACAAACAAATAGAATCTTACAGCATAATTACAACCACAATTGCTCGTGGAATTTCAGTAGGTGACGAACTTGAGTATGCCGATGAGGTTACGCTAGGACGAAGTATTTTGCATCGAATTCCTTTTGAATCTTCACTAAAAAGCCTGTAGTTTGAAGCTATCCGTTGTTATCCTAAATTATAATGTTCGCTATTTTTTAGAGCAGTGCATCCTTTCAGTTCAAAATGCAATCGAAAACTTGGAAGCTGAAATTATTGTAATTGACAATGACTCAAAAGATGATAGTTGTGAAATGTTAAGACGAAATTTCCCCGAAATCATACTTATTCAAAACAAAGAAAACGTTGGTTTCAGCAAAGCAAATAACCAAGCTGTTGCCATAGCAAAAGGGGAATATGTTTGTATTCTAAACCCAGATACTGCCGTTGCTGAAGATACTTTTCAACGAGCAATTAAATATTCTGAAAGCGTTGAAAATATTGGCGCACTTGGCGTTTATTTAATGGATGGCACGGGTAATTTTCTTCCAGAAAGCAAACGAAATTTACCAACCCCAAAAGTATCTTTATTTAAATTTTCTGGCTTTTCGAATAAATATTATGCTAACAATATTTCTGAAACCGCAAAAGGAGAAGTTGACATATTAGTGGGCGCTTTTATGCTATTAAAAAGAAGCATTTACAACGAAGTAGGCGGTTTTGATGAAGACTATTTCATGTATGGAGAAGACATCGATTTCTCCTATAAAATTACAAAAGCTGGTTACAAAAACCATTATTTAGGAAGCACGACCGTACTTCACTATAAAGGCGAAAGCACTAAAAAAGACGATATATATTTTGAACGTTTTTACGGTGCGATGCGAATTTTCTACCGAAAACATTTCAATAAAAACCTGCTATTAGAAAGTTCGGTTTCTGCGGCAGTTGCTTTGGCCAAAAAAGCTCGAAAAATTTCGTCCGACAAAAAAAAGACGCCAACAGCAAAGGTTGAAAAAAGTTATTTCTTCACAGAAAATGTGGAATTGCTCGAAAAACTTTCAACGAGTATAGATATTGTTTTTCAATTGGTTTCAAAAAATATGCACCATTCTATTATTCTAAAAAATAGCTTGTTTGTCTTTGACGCAGCATACATTTCTTATGAAGAAATCTTCACGATAATGAAGCAATTAAAGGGTAACGGCAATCTTTTTAGAATACTTCCAGTGGGTTGTGACTTCATAATAGGAAGCGACCAAAGTGACGAAAAGGGCGGCGTGGTTGTTTTTTAAGAAATTTGAAACCCAAAGCGAACAAATTTTAACTAATTTTGCAAACTTAACTTATGGGCTTGGATTGTTAACTGAGCTAAGCCGAAGTGCAGCCGAAGGGTTGGAATCTTGAACTTTAAACCTTGAATTTTTGAATTGCTATGGCAAAATTTGAATTGAAACTTCCCAAAATGGGCGAAAGTGTTGCAGAAGCAACCTTAACTAATTGGCTAAAAGAAGTGGGCGACACTATTGAAGCCGATGAAGCTGTGCTTGAAATTGCGACCGACAAGGTGGACAGTGAAGTTCCCAGCGAGGTAGATGGCGTTTTGATTGAAAAACTTTTCAATGTAGATGATGTAATTCAAGTAGGTCAAACCATTGCCATTATTGAAATCGCTGGTGGAAGCGATGAAAGCCCAAAAGCAAGCACTGAAAGCACTCCCGCGCCAGAAGTTATCAAGGAAGTTGAAAAACACGTTGAAACTGCCAAACAAGCAACTCACGCACCAATTGAAAATAAAGGCGATCGTTTCTATTCGCCATTAGTAAAAAATATTGCTGCTGCAGAAGGTATTTCCCAAACAGAACTAGACGGAATATCAGGAAGCGGAAAAGATGGACGTGTTACCAAAAATGATATTTTGGGTTATGTAGAAAATCGTTCAACTGCAAAACCGCAACCGCAAGCTGTTGCTGAAACTAAAACTCCAGAAACAGCAAAACCTTCAGAACCTACAAAACCAAAAGCTGCAGTATCAGTTGGCGGCGATGATGAAATTATTGAAATGACTAGAATGGGCAAATTAATCGCCCATCATATGGTTGAAAGCACGCAAAGCGCTGCGCACGTGCAATCGTTTATAGAATGCGATGTTACCAATATTTGGAATTGGAGAAATAAAATGAAAACTGCCTTCGCTAAACGTGAAGGAGAAAATTTAACCTTCACCCCAATATTTATGGAAGCCGTGGCTAAAGCCTTAAAAGACTTCCCAATGATGAATATTGCTGTAGATGGTAATAATATCATCAAACGTAAAAACATAAACTTAGGTATGGCCGCGGCACTTCCAGACGGAAACCTAATCGTTCCCGTAATCAAAAACGCAGACCGATTGAATTTGCTTGGAATGAGCAAAGCAGTAAACGATCTTGCAACCCGAGCGCGCGAAAACAAATTGAAGCCAGACGATATTCAAGGCGGTACTTATACGGTTACGAACGTTGGAACCTTTGGTAGTATTATGGGAACTCCAATCATTAATCAACCACAAGTAGGTATTCTTGCCTTAGGAGCAATAAGGAAGGTGCCTGCAGTTATTGAAACCCCAGAAGGAGATTTTATTGGTATTCGTTTCAAAATGTTCCTTTCTCACAGTTATGATCACAGAGTTGTAAACGGTGCGTTGGGAGGACAATTCGTGAAGCGTGTTGCTGATTATTTGGAAGATTGGGATGTAAATAGAGAAATCTAATTCGAAATAAATTGTTATGAATAGGAGGTTTTGAATTCAAAACCTCCTATTTTTTTTATATATTATTTCAAAATTTTAATAAAAAGTATCTTTGCCTAACAAAACAAAACAATGGAGCTCAAATTAAAAAAACCAATCTGCTTTTTCGATCTTGAAACCACAGGTGTTAATGTAGCAAAAGACAGAATTGTTGAAATTGCTATTCAAAAAGTATTTCCAAACGGAAATGAAGAAAGCCACACTTGGCGCGTAAACCCAGAAATGTCCATTCCCGCAGAATCTTCCGCAATTCACGGAATTACTGATGAAATGGTTGCCGATGAACCTACGTTTAAAGAACTAGCCGCAAAAGTATATGCTTTGATTAAAGATAGCGATCTTGGTGGATTCAACTCCAACCGTTTTGATATTCCGCTGCTAGCCGAAGAACTGCTTCGTGCTGAAATTGATTTCGATTTAAAAAAATCACTTTCGGTAGATGTGCAGACTATATTCCACAAAATGGAAAAACGAACTTTAGAAGCAGCATATAAATTTTACTGTGATAAAGATTTAAAAGACGCACATAGTGCAGCAGCAGATACAAATGCTACTTATGAAGTTTTAAAAGCACAACTAGATAGATATAGTGAACTGGAGAACGACATGAGTTTTTTAGCAGATTTCAGCTCTCATAAAGATCATGCCGACTTTGCTGGATTTGTCAGTTATAACGAAGATGGTGTTGAGGTTTTCTCCTTCGGAAAATATAAGGGACAATTAGTTACAGATATTTTAGACAAAGATTCTGGGTATTTAGGCTGGTTGTTAAATGCAGATTTTCCGCTTTATACCAAAAAAGTCCTAACTCGTATTAGGCTTCAAAAGTTGAACACAAAACAATAAAATACAGATGAAAATAATTTGTATAGGTCGAAATTATACAGACCACATTAGCGAGCTTAAAAGCGCAACCCCAACAGAACCAGTTATCTTCTTAAAACCCGATACGGCAATATTATTAAAGAAACAACCTTTCTTTATACCAGAGTTTTCAAACGACGTGCATCACGAAGTGGAACTTTTGGTTCGCATTACTAAAATTGGAAAACACATAGACCAAAAATTTGCACACAAATATTATGATGAAATTGGTCTAGGAATAGATTTCACAGCAAGAGATCTTCAAACAGAATTGAAAGCAAAAGGCTTGCCTTGGGAAAAAGCAAAGGGCTTTGATGGAGCTGCAGTTGTGGGAAATTTCATCAAAAAAGAAGAAATTGTTGACTTAAATAACATTATTTTTAGCTTAAAACGTAACGGAAAAACAGTGCAAGAGAGCAATTCTATGCTGATGATATGGAAAATCGATGCTTTAGTCGAATATATTTCAAAATATTTCACATTGAAAATTGGCGATATTATCTTTACCGGAACTCCAGCAGGTGTAGGCAAAGTTGAAACCAACGATGTGTTGACTGGATATATTGGTGAAACAGAAATGTTTTCCATAAAAGTGAAATAACATGGCTATTTATTATTCTTTGGAAAATCTAAGAGAAATTGCAGAAGGCGATGAAGATTTTCTTAAGGAATTGGCAAACGCTTTTTTGGAGGAAATCCCTATAGATTTGGGCTCCATAACAGAAGCCATTCATAACGACAATCGTGAACTGGCTTATCAATTTGCGCATAAAATGAAACCCAATATAGAAATGTTTGGTATAGACGGGCTAAAGGAAATTACTATTATTGAGGAGTGGTCTAAAACATCTAAAAATAAAGCCACAGTTCTTCCAAATCTTGAAAATGTTCTCGTAACTTTGAACCACGTGTTTGATGAATTAAGAGAAGACTTCCAATTATAGTGCTCGCAGAAATTATAACCATAGGCGATGAGATTCTCATAGGCCAAATTATTGATACCAATTCAGCCTTTATTTCAAAAGAGCTAAACAAAATAGGGGTAAAGATTTATCAAATTACCTCCATTCAAGATGATAGAGATCATATCCTACAAGCTTTTAAAGATGCCAAAAAACATGCCGATTTAGTTATAGTTACAGGTGGTTTGGGTCCAACCAAAGACGATATTACAAAACAAACTTTCTGCGATTTTTTTGAAGATACTTTAATTGAAGACCAAAGCGTAGTTGAAAACGTAACCCAGCTTTTCAAAAAATATCAATTAAATAAACCCTTGCCTGCCAATTTTCTGCAAGCGATGGTTCCTTCAAAAGCAACTATTTTGACGAATCAGTAC comes from Aequorivita sublithincola DSM 14238 and encodes:
- a CDS encoding Hpt domain-containing protein, translating into MAIYYSLENLREIAEGDEDFLKELANAFLEEIPIDLGSITEAIHNDNRELAYQFAHKMKPNIEMFGIDGLKEITIIEEWSKTSKNKATVLPNLENVLVTLNHVFDELREDFQL
- a CDS encoding fumarylacetoacetate hydrolase family protein, with protein sequence MKIICIGRNYTDHISELKSATPTEPVIFLKPDTAILLKKQPFFIPEFSNDVHHEVELLVRITKIGKHIDQKFAHKYYDEIGLGIDFTARDLQTELKAKGLPWEKAKGFDGAAVVGNFIKKEEIVDLNNIIFSLKRNGKTVQESNSMLMIWKIDALVEYISKYFTLKIGDIIFTGTPAGVGKVETNDVLTGYIGETEMFSIKVK
- a CDS encoding 3'-5' exonuclease; the protein is MELKLKKPICFFDLETTGVNVAKDRIVEIAIQKVFPNGNEESHTWRVNPEMSIPAESSAIHGITDEMVADEPTFKELAAKVYALIKDSDLGGFNSNRFDIPLLAEELLRAEIDFDLKKSLSVDVQTIFHKMEKRTLEAAYKFYCDKDLKDAHSAAADTNATYEVLKAQLDRYSELENDMSFLADFSSHKDHADFAGFVSYNEDGVEVFSFGKYKGQLVTDILDKDSGYLGWLLNADFPLYTKKVLTRIRLQKLNTKQ